aaataaataaataaataaataaataaaatgttctataacaaaattcaacaaaatataaattctggtcctttggtccacctttgtaaaataattcctccctaatcagttagcttttatttatttttatttatctattttttttattattaaatgtttggttaagggacgcattgctaattctatggcgttagctataacgcccctgaggactttgtacatctaggccgtaccaccgttaactggcggtttgagccgttaactcctgggaatcccatatgccctaccgccgttaactggcggtttgagccgttaactcctatatgccctaccaccgttaactggtagtttgagatgttaactcctgggatctaacgtctagcagcccactgctgtcacctcggttgctgtaattagctttttgaatttaataatttactgaatttaatctcattcactcaccaacgcgctccaacggttccctcctacagaggattggttcactctgtcgtctccacacaaatctataagaatggaattaatttgataagctatttaagtttcctttttttttaagttgcatcgttagctttttctcttcttttttctttactcaccgcgttggttccaagttcctagctcttattagaaggagtcaagtccgcctctccctctatctatgcggcacccaaatcagggttcttcacggcctcgaccgttgtttttttttctctctctctctctctctaaccgctcagtctttgctttctgtatctgcgtgctgcacagccgtttgtctctctcgctcagctgcgtcgcacggttttatttcgcggaggcgggacttatttctctcagccaatgaaatttcagattcccacctggaccaatagtatacagctttcctcttctgtttctgttagtgatgttcaagattcttgttttaaccgatgtttaatattaaactcgttattttagttattcacccttccaataattcattatgaaattatctattagttaattagatatctattaattagtattgttaatttccttaatttatattttatattttatctaaattgaggatggatcatattagtaagccaattagttaatacctcattaaggttctagcttctgggttacagctgctctcctcattctaggTTTTGAACGATCAAAAAAACCCAATGAGCTGATTTTTTGCTCCCCTCTTCTACTGAAGTAGGCTTAATAAAAGCAGTTTTATCCGTCTGTAAAAGGTGGCAAGAACTCGTTTGTATCTGACAGTTCTGATTCTTAGTTTATGATTCCTGCTTTGTCCTCATCTACTCCTACATGACAGCCACCCGGTCAGCTGTCAGCTCCGTCTGTCCGTCTCCTTCTGGGACttcctgctcgtctgcatcatctCATCCTGATGCTGCAGGCTCTATTTTTAGATCAGAACGGTGTTTGTTGTTTAATAAGCTGGAAACAGGAACCTGCACCACAATCGTTCGGGGTTCTGCAGCTTGCAGAAGTTCATCTACAGGTATAGTAACACATGGCTGCTTTCTTTtgaaattttatttaaatgtagatTAACTTTAAACAGAACGGTTTATAATAATTTTTGGAGAAGTTGATGAGATGTTTTACTAATAGAAATCAGGTTAATGCAAGAAACAGAATTTAGAAGCATAAACATAAATAttggagggaaaaaaaaacaagaattacatgtaTTAAGCCTATAAGTTACTGAAAGAAAGAACTAAACATAGAAGAGTTACATGAGACAGAAACCAGTCAGGAACTGAAGAAGTGAATATTTCTGCATCTGAACACAGGAACTGAATGTTATCGTCTGCTCACAAACAACATTCTCCTGCTTCTTCTGCTGTTTCACAAACCTAAAGAGGAAGACTGTCAGAAACGTGATTGATCATCAGCCTCCGACTCCATTATACATAAATCTTTTTAATTAGCGTTCACGGTGAAGGCGGACCCTCAGGAATCCTGAAACAACCCGCGGAGGAATCTAAAACCGGAGTTGCTGCCAACTAACAAACAGAACAATGAAGGATTTTGAGCTTTTTAGGTTAAGTTTTATCTGGATACGGTAAAAAACCAGGTCAGTtgggaaaaacaataaatattatgAGGATTTTGGAGCCGCAACTTTTCACAGTTTGACTGAGTAAGAATTAGATAAGATGAGAGATTTTTCTCTTTGAGAAGATGACCTGTCTCACTCGACCCTGTTTCTGTGGACTCGTAACGACAGTTCGCTTCTCTTAAGGGGAAAAGTTGCGTAAGTCTGGTTGAAGCCGGTGATTTCAAATGTGACCAGACATCAAATCCGACACTAACGTCACCAGAGAACTTCTGTAAAAGTACAGCTCAAGAAAACATATATTTAAAAATCGAAGGAAAACAATGATGAATGAGCCATTTGTGTGTTCGTTTTGACAATAAAAGTGCTCTGTATTCAGACACAACTGCTatatttgatgttttatttccttcAAAGATAAAGATCAAAATAAATGTGTTGTTTGGGCGTGCTCCCAGAAACAtacataaaatatatatattttatatataaataaataaaatatatatgctGTAATATTACAGTgcataaaattatatatataacacTTGTTTTTACTTAAGTGAAATGTCACCTGTGGTCTGGGCTCAGCCCAGGTGTTTCATAAAGCCTGGAGACGCCCcttgtcaacgcaaggcaagctaacgttagcgttttagctaaaacgcgtgatccgaggatttgggttgagggagaaagcaatgagtcgctatataaagcagccgcagcgccgctacctgcatataaaccgtgtcgcggacaccgccatgttgaaatgacgctatgcattacggggctcccagggacagataagagttggtctctctccgagaataattatgaatttaacaacgattactgcctgatggcattttcccacatctgcaaagctcactggaaggacacaaaccgaggacaatattttcctgatatagggtttattactcaagtaagggtaaaaaagtatctgattagaaggctacttgagtactgagtatcacctgatctaatattttttaaatgatgacatcagacagacaaaaaataagaagttatgggcaaatattggcattttaaagactaaaggggaaaattttaaacaaagaaacaacataattacaaaatgacaaattttaggcaaaatttagacacaaactgaggacaatatttcctgacatacagggtttatttagttgtttgaAAATGTGACACGTTTAAAAATAattctgcgataataccgaaaaccgtgataattttggttgtccacaatttgtttttaatttattagTGTTATTCCATTTTTtctctgtatttgtaatattgtttgcttgatattttatgattttatgtttttatcttgcttttatgcccaaGTAATGGGAATGTtttttatgatgatgctgttcagcaccttgggcttctgataaagTTGTGGAAGGtactctacaaataaaatttaattgaaattgaattgaaacAATAAccttgaggttaaattttcacaccgtgacaactctaATTTTTGtgcccctttctctctctctctctctctctctctctctctctctccctccctctctctctccctctctccctctctctctccctctctccctccctctctctctctctctctctctctctgtctgtctgtctgtctgtctgtaggtctagaagcagattcttgtacaTCTTGTTAAATTTTGTGAAGTTCTTTCCTCCCACCTCTTTCTTTCTCCTTCCTCCACTCACTTCTGTCTCCATATCCGATGGGctttaaaacaaatgaaaatattccaaataaagtttaaaaaaactCATTTGTTACTAAACAATGAAACCACACTTTTTCTCAGAGTTTAAAAAACAGTGATAATGAATAATTAGCTGCTTTATGGTaatatgctgatagatagctgctAATTGACCTCCTCGTCTCACTGTTAGGTCATGCTGACAGATTAAAGCTAAAAACATCAAATAGCACATATTTAGTatagcttgttttattttttatgaacaCACACTGAAGCGATCAGACTCGGAGCGTGCCACATATAAAATAGTCAATCAGACATAGGAAGACAACTCCATGATTTATCTGCCCTCACAGATGTTCAACATTTCTATATCCTTCAAGTTTTCATATAATcatcaccctcacacacacacacacacacacacacacacacacacacacacacacacacacacacaaacaatacaTAAAGTCTTAACATATGAACAAATAACATTTAAGAATCTAATTTATGATTTCAGGTCCTGACCCACTGGTTCCGATTTGTACAACTTCAGCTGGCAATACAAaatgttttcagtttttatttaattatacaTTTAACTTGAGAGCGAGTAAAACGGAGCATCTTTCTCTCCAATAAAATCAGAGTCATATTAATGAAACTGAAAATGTGATTTCTTTTCGTTTGTAGTTAACCTAAAGTAGCCAGAACTAGATTATCTTTCAGCATTTCATGTGCACGTGTTTGAGGTCACTGGACGAACACCTCCCTCACCCTCTGTGATGAAAGTGTTTCCTGACATCAGAGAAACACAGGACCACAGCGAGGGACGCCTGAGGCTGTCATTAGGAAACATGAACCTCGGTAGGGTCCAAGATATGGACTGGCTCAGAGATTGAAAAGCTGCAGAATAAAATCTGAATCATTTTCTGTGGATGGAAGGAGATGGTGTGACTGACAGAATGACTTCCAGGCAAAAAGAACAAGGAGAAACACTCTGGTTAGGACTGTGGGGGAAAATGCACCCAAAGCAAAAACTCTCTCATTTACCTTCAAAGCAACTGTGAGACGCACGTTTAACAAAGCACTTTATCCTCAGGCTGCAAAATCCTCCAGCAGTGACGAGCTGCAACAGCAGCATCAACACTTCATCAGCTCAAATACTTTACTCAAGTCATTTTTGAATAATGCCGTCCTgggcagggccggattatcattgcaggggcccctgggcacaatgtgcttgtAACCTAATCACAAATACTCATACCTGATGATTTTCCTGATGTGTCTTGTGCCTCACTCATATATCTTTCTTCCTCtgtcctctctcttttctcctcattttctgtctctctcttcctcacagtgcccctgtcttctcttctgtctgtacTAACAAAAATGTGGTCAATCTGTGGGACAGTGGGGGCAAGTGAGTCTGCTGTAAAAGAGATCTCACTGTCACACAACAACAGAAAGTAATGCAGGATTATTTAAAAGATTATacagttattgaaaagtttgcaaagaagaaatatctgcatgtttttgtttgtctcctgtctccttcctcctcttgtctcctgtctccttcctcctcttgtctcccgtttccttcctcatcttgtctcccgtttccttcctcctcttgtctcctgtctccttcctcctcttgtctcctgtctccttcctcctcttgtctcctgtttccttcctctttttgtctcctgtctccttcctcctcttgtctcctgtctcattcctcctcttgtctcctgtctcattcctcctcttgtctcctgtctccttcctcctcttgtatcCTGTCTCCTgtatccttcctcctcttgactcctgtttccttcctcctcttgtctcctgtctccttcctcctcttgtctcctgtctccttcctcctcttgactcctgtctctttactcctctttttttctcctcttgttggtctcctctcttgccttcagaaaaactgctttctggcctttctattagtaaattaatttacaatgtcatcaaagtccagattcctgacaagctgagattaaatagccatcagtgacattgcactgaggcgctgttgactttgtgttgttctcagttcattttttattcttgctatttgtgaaaatgatcgttccccttcacaatttgtaactggtagagttagaaaaatctgcagggccacaaacaccttagggaagatggactgtagactattaTTTAGCCCGAAAACAATCCTGGTACTGATTATAttaaattatctatgtggactctggggattattttgagcggagaggtgcagagctctgatcgttgacacgctccagacagatgtgtcCTGAGAACGGCCGCagtaactagggatgggtacctttgacatttgaatcgatccggtactaattcccggtacctacgaatcgataccggtacttaacggtaccaattttcgatacttttaagtgtttattattttaattctcttttataattaaatatatatttttctcaatatataacaatatttgataaatatcactataaataacattcaactgtttgtattttaacatcgtccttgtcgtTTTAtaactgataattaaactgaagcaaacatcttcactgtgaactaaatttactgtgtatcttcattcctcttgctgtcctttttcatttgatttttcctactgggaagttagaatttccgaggagaaagcgaacacaccattagctgacaacaatggtggcaatggaagctaacatatcaagctaacgttatcttaaacagtttatttagctgctggagcagattaaaacgatgatgcctcacacttagatcgttgtcactggtttcgtcttcacccgtcacatttagtaaagtgaagccaaactttagagcatgttcatgttcttctagtcgggaattcggagttccgaggagaaagcgaacgcaccattagcgaaacggaagctaacatatcaagctaattatatttacctaccggagcagattaagatgaggatgtctcacttagatcgttgtcgctggtttcatcatcacccagttaaccatcacatttagtgaagtggacccaagctttagcctgcgttctttctaccatgctgctctgtttacaactcgcttgcagggaccgacgacataacgctcttgtgcatgcacagctgtcttggcaagttctcgttatgatggacgggtaccgaaacgaggcaccgtttgaaattacgtgaatcggtgctcggtcggtactatggaattcggtcggtaccttaaaaagtaccgaatttggtacccatccctagcagtaacattatcaaagtgttgccacctcaaaaacaaatttaacacgcgatcgttcatgtcggctcctatcctttcatgctttctgtcttttatttgtgtctgatgtgtttcgctgctgcgaagcgtgcgcatcacctgtttcatcctccATGACTTCACCGCACTGGTGTGGCTGGcgtgcagcgcgcactccgctatttttgcggtcggtagatcttttagaactgcagttcaaaggtaactcatgaggtgaaaatatgaaggcaggtagcagtttttcttcaggattgagaggagatgctgtcatgttctgtgtccctctgtcccctgcctcctcctgttctcactccaggttctcctcttgtgcCCCATTACTATCCCCAGCCCTctctagacttccctcaggtgtcctcctaACCACTCCCTGATAATTCCTAGTCAATCTtattttagtcctcctcatccatctagttattagttgtttatttttgccgtcagtctttaggtttagttttatctgtgtttatctgccatcctgcttgtttctttcccctcatttaggttattgtatgcacccgccttccctccagatctcacacctgtcacctgttcccctgatcacatccctctgtgtttaaaaaccctgtcttgtccttcagtgtttgtcggtccattgttgtgtcTATGTTGTTCTGTTCCCTCCCCAGTTTTGCCAGAGTCCATGCTCAgttgtgagcttctgttttgtttttggaccaCTGAATCAGGATTTACTTATTTACATCTGCTCCTGTCTCTTGTGTTCTgcgtttttgggtcctaacctcctgcccagcgtgacagatgcaggaagataataaacagacaggacagaaaaatggtcaaataaaaacaagtttgtttatgtacctggtggttgcaacaaacagacactacTGAAtgcaatcagaagtgaggaacagaaaatgaaataattattttaatgtttagatcagcaggaactccgagaggctgcaggcgcatcagtgagtttgcggccgctgcgcagggggagggggagagggctgaagcaggcagtaaagatgcaaaaactaccgttgttaaaagaaatgtgtgttaacttagaaaatgcgggcacaagtttaattacttgtcaatatttttctccaacgttaagactgctgcacaaaaaaataaaaaataaaaaaaaagactgctgctcgcgtgggcccccttgtggctgtgggcccctgggcctgtgcccagtttgcccataatACATTGTGCAGGAAGTCGGCGCCATCACAGAAAGGAGGCACACCGAGGCCCACGAGCAACAGGAGCCGTTTCacccagaaaaaaaaaacttcccttTTACAGGATTTTCTCCCCTTTGTTTTTCATGTGAGACACCTCAGGCTGTAAGGAAGGTTGTTTACTGAGGACATGTGTGCATTCACACACTCGGAGTGTAACAAACACAACAACAAAGGCTGCAGCAGAAAAATCCTGCTGTTTCCCAGAATTAATTATAAATTAACCAGCGAGACTCTGCCAGTCAACTTTATTATTTTTGACCTGAAACAGATGAAGCAGTAATGGTTTTGTTAGGATTGTATTCTTGGATATACCTGatataatatttatatttttCTAGCTTCAGCTGTCAAATGTTTCAGAAAGTTTCTGCTTCGTATCTTCACCTGTCTTTGTGCGGTGTCACGTTTACGACTGAGTCTCAACAGATGTGGTTCTGGAGTTCCACCAAGGATGAGTACAGATACTTGATGCTTATGTAATGCACCAGGAGTCCTCATGAAACATAATATGTTCGACTACATTCTCTGTATGTAGTCTTTGAAAAGTTTTGAATCTTGAATCTAGAAAACAGTGCTGCATCCTCTCTGTTTACCTGACTAGCTTAGCCTAGCTCACAAACATAAACACGCCATCCTGCTCTTCACCACCTTAGACTGGTTTACTCCACGATAAGGGACTAATGTGTGTCTGTTGTAGAACCTCATTGAGATTTTCAATGTTGAAGACTTTCTTCTCCTCAAATGACCAGTCACACTAGTGCAACCTGAGATTTTTGTTTTGGGTGCACCGTTGAAAACTCTGGTCACCAATTGCGACCAACATGGTTGTATTCTCAAGCTCTGAAAAAGACATTTCTGTTGATGAACTTTTGACTTACCATCATGAGTTCCCGTTGGAAGGACTTCCTTTCCTTGTTCTCCGTGTTGGTGCACTCCTCCTTCAGCTTCTCCAGAACCGACGCCACTTTCTCCGGTTCGTTGTCCAACTCCGTACGACAAAAAGAATTCAGAGGCAAATTTGCATATCCAAGTGCATCTGCAAATGCCCTCCAGCTACTCAAATTCTCCATTAATAACGTCCTGACAGTAGCGTAGATGTAGGTCAGAAACGTGCAGGGTTTtaggatctgctccagcagcgTTGTGGTCGTTAGGTCTGGTCCACACCAGTAAATGGGTTTGACTTTACCAAGAACCAAAATGTTCTTGGCATGAACAAGCCCCATCTTACCCTGATAATATCCAATGTACCACTCTTTTGTCCTCAGCTGACCCCGTAGTTTGATTTTCTCCTCGCTGAGCAAAGCAATAACATCTCCCTTCTTGTATTCCAACAGATATGTACTTTTATGCTGTCTGATTATTGTTTTAATCAGCTTCCCAAACTTCACATTGGTAATGCATCGATCCTGAAACTTTGGATATTTTGAGGTAACAGCCAACGGTGACAGCACGATTTTATCAACgtctttctttttcaaaaacCTCCTCTGACCTGCAATCCTTGCTCCGGCCTTTGATGGTGGCTGTGGGGTTTGAACGCAGAACTGAGTGAGGATACAGTCAAGAGCATTCTTGACCTGGACCCTGAGAGTGAAGTCCGAGATGCTGCTGGGGTTGTGAGATGTGATCATAAAAAGAAGCCTGCTCACCTTCCCCAGTTTGATCTGGAACCCCCGAATTATCCCCGTGCCTTCGCTCTCTTTTACCTGGTAGTTTGACATATTGGAATATAAACCAATCTGTAGGTCCTGAGGGAATGCCAGCACAAACTGGTGCTTTCCCCACAGTTGGAGTGCCACCGGTGGAGTAGAGGTCACCTGCCTTGTCACCTCATTCACCAGCAAGGTTTTAGGTGCACAGTCATGCCCAAACATGGCAACAACTGTCTTGAATGAAGGGTGGATGTGTTTGGGTCCATATACACCCAGAGTGACTTTCCTTTGCATGTGATCCCAAACGGTGGTATTGTGGTGGATGTACCGAGACTGGACCACAACAGCAATGTACATGCATGGTTCTAGACTATCCAACTGAACCTGCACCGTATCCTTGTATATGTAAGCATTAAGTATAGGCGTGTACGGTCCTTCTTTGCAATCACTTCGGACACAAAGTACTTCAGCACAATGACCACTCTCCTTCTTTACACATACAGATACTTTAATCTCCAGCGTTATAAAGGACTTTATCTCCATGTTGCTCAGCTTGATCTCCACCACAGGGCTTACACTAGAGCAATGGTTACTGTTGAGTGCCAAAGGGGGGTCCAATAAGGCTTTCATGGAAATCTGCTGGTAGTCTCCATGACTGACATGGCCCTCAGGAATGTGTATGCTGATCTGAGTGTCTGGAAGCTGGACAACCCCTCCATTACTGTCCAGTCTGCAAACTATATTGGTCTCAACTGGTTGGGTTTGACCCCATCCAGGATTCTGTCCCAAGGAGTCGAGGTCAT
This sequence is a window from Nothobranchius furzeri strain GRZ-AD chromosome 3, NfurGRZ-RIMD1, whole genome shotgun sequence. Protein-coding genes within it:
- the sh3bp4a gene encoding SH3 domain-binding protein 4-A isoform X2, giving the protein MAAHRIIRVNNNHVLPRCKSEGTLIDLSEGVSGASLSDVKVPSPSALKLDTQDSLGAAQEVVAIKDYCPSSFTTLRFSKGDRLYVLDTSGGEWWYAHNNTEMGYIPAAYVQPINFRNSSLCDSGMIDSLGEGYEDGSREFGGLGEWTGMSLRPSTIYNNSPFSVDPFVCSLDQNSKDVSMRNSADLILFDSLESESSCSNGGTIMRNGFSSCHVNTLSSTNPNHEVTPNFHRDNLFCKSKRSHSLSELSVLQAQSNPTLPSSGFFTGLTAPLPEQFQSREDFRTAWLNHRKLARSCHDLDSLGQNPGWGQTQPVETNIVCRLDSNGGVVQLPDTQISIHIPEGHVSHGDYQQISMKALLDPPLALNSNHCSSVSPVVEIKLSNMEIKSFITLEIKVSVCVKKESGHCAEVLCVRSDCKEGPYTPILNAYIYKDTVQVQLDSLEPCMYIAVVVQSRYIHHNTTVWDHMQRKVTLGVYGPKHIHPSFKTVVAMFGHDCAPKTLLVNEVTRQVTSTPPVALQLWGKHQFVLAFPQDLQIGLYSNMSNYQVKESEGTGIIRGFQIKLGKVSRLLFMITSHNPSSISDFTLRVQVKNALDCILTQFCVQTPQPPSKAGARIAGQRRFLKKKDVDKIVLSPLAVTSKYPKFQDRCITNVKFGKLIKTIIRQHKSTYLLEYKKGDVIALLSEEKIKLRGQLRTKEWYIGYYQGKMGLVHAKNILVLGKVKPIYWCGPDLTTTTLLEQILKPCTFLTYIYATVRTLLMENLSSWRAFADALGYANLPLNSFCRTELDNEPEKVASVLEKLKEECTNTENKERKSFQRELMMAGFFFFLGFDPDSYDHSLGTRTGFLPDEGDGEP
- the sh3bp4a gene encoding SH3 domain-binding protein 4-A isoform X1 — translated: MAAHRIIRVNNNHVLPRCKSEGTLIDLSEGVSGASLSDVKVPSPSALKLDTQDSLGAAQEVVAIKDYCPSSFTTLRFSKGDRLYVLDTSGGEWWYAHNNTEMGYIPAAYVQPINFRNSSLCDSGMIDSLGEGYEDGSREFGGLGEWTGMSLRPSTIYNNSPFSVDPFVCSLDQNSKDVSMRNSADLILFDSLESESSCSNGGTIMRNGFSSCHVNTLSSTNPNHEVTPNFHRDNLFCKSKRSHSLSELSVLQAQSNPTLPSSGFFTGLTAPLPEQFQSREDFRTAWLNHRKLARSCHDLDSLGQNPGWGQTQPVETNIVCRLDSNGGVVQLPDTQISIHIPEGHVSHGDYQQISMKALLDPPLALNSNHCSSVSPVVEIKLSNMEIKSFITLEIKVSVCVKKESGHCAEVLCVRSDCKEGPYTPILNAYIYKDTVQVQLDSLEPCMYIAVVVQSRYIHHNTTVWDHMQRKVTLGVYGPKHIHPSFKTVVAMFGHDCAPKTLLVNEVTRQVTSTPPVALQLWGKHQFVLAFPQDLQIGLYSNMSNYQVKESEGTGIIRGFQIKLGKVSRLLFMITSHNPSSISDFTLRVQVKNALDCILTQFCVQTPQPPSKAGARIAGQRRFLKKKDVDKIVLSPLAVTSKYPKFQDRCITNVKFGKLIKTIIRQHKSTYLLEYKKGDVIALLSEEKIKLRGQLRTKEWYIGYYQGKMGLVHAKNILVLGKVKPIYWCGPDLTTTTLLEQILKPCTFLTYIYATVRTLLMENLSSWRAFADALGYANLPLNSFCRTELDNEPEKVASVLEKLKEECTNTENKERKSFQRELMMALLKMDCQGLVAKLVLDFVLLTTAVEVASRWRELAEKLARVSRQQMEAYEAPHRDKNGVLDNESMWKPAYDFLLTWAAHVGDSYRDVIQELHLGLDKMRNPITKRWKHLTGALILVNCLDTLRSAAFCPTGYGDFAI